From a single Haladaptatus cibarius D43 genomic region:
- a CDS encoding DUF7344 domain-containing protein — protein MTNPSDNTHESKSSLSPEIAFGLLANEQRRAVLQWFTNETVDVVKVATLADHVHEEIDTVDTPRQAQITLTHCHLRKLANYDIIKFNSDDGLVRYQYFPQIEAILIIANQYE, from the coding sequence ATGACCAACCCATCCGACAACACCCACGAGTCGAAATCCAGCCTCTCACCAGAGATTGCTTTCGGACTGCTAGCTAACGAACAACGACGTGCTGTCCTACAGTGGTTCACAAACGAAACCGTGGATGTCGTGAAAGTTGCCACGCTAGCCGATCACGTCCATGAGGAAATAGATACGGTCGATACGCCACGTCAGGCACAAATTACCCTCACCCATTGCCACCTTCGGAAGCTTGCAAATTATGATATTATTAAATTCAACTCGGATGATGGATTAGTTCGTTACCAATATTTTCCACAGATAGAGGCAATACTAATTATCGCCAATCAGTATGAGTAG
- a CDS encoding HalOD1 output domain-containing protein — protein MNKRDSTPSPTFGRNGSYEPVSNRSKPLAKQVVMRVADEVNRPYQELIPLYEIIDPDALDNLFAPTHEGDARSDGLVKFEYAGCEVIVDSVGKVIVDQVDTQKEQ, from the coding sequence ATGAATAAGCGCGACAGTACACCATCGCCAACCTTTGGTCGAAACGGATCATATGAACCAGTGAGTAACCGCTCAAAACCGCTCGCAAAACAGGTTGTTATGAGAGTAGCTGACGAAGTCAACCGACCGTATCAGGAACTCATTCCGCTCTATGAGATTATCGACCCTGATGCATTGGACAACCTCTTTGCCCCGACCCATGAAGGAGATGCGAGGTCTGATGGGCTAGTGAAGTTTGAGTATGCAGGTTGTGAGGTTATCGTAGACAGTGTGGGAAAGGTGATTGTAGATCAAGTTGATACGCAAAAAGAACAGTAA
- a CDS encoding DUF1152 domain-containing protein, translated as METLEEVVEHKKALVFGVGGCGDVVSTIPTARFLEAHGVDVILGGVAWERVVVDPRPGPRHFEEIEGIEPLNDTVALATGETRTVDGIEFAETHVACHHEEDVVLIDIDGGACGVAAGLDDACDILGIDLVVGTDAGGDVLAAGDEPGIKSPLTDAVMLSALTQLDTNSCLGVYGYGSDGELTHEEIAAGITRASKRNGLLGSWGLTPRIIDEMNELLEMVTTEASRLPVEVAQGKLKETMIRDGDRSVKLTPASTVTFYLDPTVVSATSDLSDCVSDTESFESAQNALVQAGYKTELSYEQQFATNRNS; from the coding sequence ATGGAGACGCTTGAAGAAGTAGTTGAGCACAAAAAGGCCCTTGTATTCGGTGTTGGTGGGTGTGGAGATGTTGTCAGTACCATACCGACAGCTCGATTCCTTGAAGCACACGGAGTAGACGTCATTCTTGGTGGCGTCGCTTGGGAACGAGTTGTTGTTGATCCACGGCCTGGCCCTCGGCATTTCGAAGAGATTGAGGGCATAGAACCACTCAATGATACTGTTGCACTCGCCACTGGTGAAACACGCACAGTAGATGGAATTGAATTCGCCGAGACACATGTTGCATGCCATCATGAGGAGGATGTCGTGCTCATTGATATCGACGGTGGCGCGTGTGGTGTTGCGGCTGGCCTCGATGATGCATGCGACATACTCGGAATCGACCTCGTCGTCGGTACTGATGCTGGCGGGGACGTTCTAGCTGCCGGTGATGAACCGGGGATAAAAAGTCCGCTAACTGATGCGGTCATGCTCTCAGCACTCACCCAACTCGACACTAATTCTTGTCTTGGTGTGTATGGCTATGGGAGTGATGGTGAACTAACACACGAAGAGATAGCTGCCGGAATCACCCGTGCTTCAAAGCGAAATGGTTTGCTCGGATCTTGGGGTCTTACTCCACGAATTATTGACGAGATGAACGAATTACTTGAGATGGTTACCACAGAAGCAAGTAGGCTACCTGTCGAAGTGGCCCAGGGTAAACTGAAAGAGACAATGATTCGTGATGGAGACCGCTCAGTTAAGCTGACTCCTGCAAGTACGGTTACGTTTTATCTTGATCCAACGGTTGTTTCAGCTACTTCTGATTTGAGCGACTGCGTCAGTGATACGGAGAGCTTCGAATCCGCCCAAAATGCGTTAGTACAAGCGGGCTATAAAACGGAGCTAAGCTATGAACAGCAATTTGCTACTAATCGGAACTCATAA
- a CDS encoding orc1/cdc6 family replication initiation protein produces MKSFDRPAKIFENEEALRDEWQPNELLERENELNAYHSALSPVIRGAPPKNIFLYGKTGVGKTVATELLLEQLESDADRFDDLDVSSVTLQCNSLNSSYQVATHLVNELRPSDRPISTTGYPQQTVFNFLWDELERIGGIVIIVLDEIDNIGTDDDILYELPRARANGYVENVKLGVVGISNDFEFRDNLSPKVKDTLCDDEIEFSPYNANELQTILNQRAKFAFQPDVLTCDTIPLCAAFAAQDTGSARQAIRLLYKAGEVALERGDERVNEHYVREAEAILRRKQIERGMRNLTTHGHVVLSAVTIMEMQNNTPARTREIYPEYQRMAKAIDLDPLVERRIRDHLRELSLCSVLELKEHNDGYREGSYFEYQLNTSTNTVINVLMDIDRLMPIVSPIKSKYG; encoded by the coding sequence ATGAAGTCCTTCGACCGTCCGGCAAAAATTTTCGAGAATGAGGAAGCACTGCGAGATGAGTGGCAGCCAAATGAACTCCTGGAACGAGAAAATGAGCTCAATGCTTACCACTCCGCCCTAAGTCCAGTAATTCGAGGTGCTCCTCCAAAAAACATATTTCTATATGGGAAAACAGGCGTTGGGAAAACTGTCGCAACGGAGTTGCTGCTTGAACAACTGGAGAGTGATGCTGACCGTTTCGATGATTTGGACGTGTCATCTGTTACGCTGCAGTGTAATTCTCTTAATTCAAGTTATCAAGTTGCAACTCATCTCGTCAACGAACTGCGACCATCAGATAGACCGATCTCGACTACAGGATACCCCCAGCAAACTGTCTTTAACTTCCTCTGGGATGAGCTTGAGCGAATTGGAGGGATAGTGATTATCGTTCTCGACGAAATCGACAATATCGGAACTGATGATGATATTCTTTATGAGCTACCCCGTGCTCGAGCAAACGGATACGTTGAAAATGTAAAATTGGGAGTAGTTGGTATCAGTAATGACTTTGAATTCAGAGATAATTTGTCCCCAAAAGTAAAAGATACATTGTGTGATGATGAAATAGAGTTCTCACCGTATAATGCCAATGAGCTTCAGACGATACTTAATCAACGCGCTAAGTTCGCCTTTCAACCAGATGTACTGACGTGTGATACGATTCCACTTTGTGCAGCATTTGCTGCACAGGATACCGGTAGTGCTCGGCAAGCCATCCGACTCCTGTACAAAGCTGGCGAAGTTGCACTAGAACGTGGAGACGAACGCGTTAATGAACACTACGTTCGTGAAGCAGAAGCAATACTTCGGCGAAAACAAATAGAGCGAGGAATGCGGAATCTCACTACCCACGGTCATGTGGTACTATCTGCAGTCACAATAATGGAGATGCAAAATAATACGCCAGCACGAACTCGTGAAATCTATCCCGAATATCAACGAATGGCGAAGGCAATTGATCTTGATCCGCTTGTCGAACGTCGAATTCGTGACCATCTACGAGAGTTATCACTCTGTAGTGTGCTAGAACTTAAGGAGCATAACGATGGATACCGGGAAGGTAGCTATTTTGAATATCAGTTGAATACTTCCACAAATACTGTTATCAATGTACTCATGGATATTGACCGGCTCATGCCAATCGTTAGCCCAATAAAATCAAAATATGGCTAA
- a CDS encoding M24 family metallopeptidase gives MEAHLEERMQRCQEQLVKQNADAVILSMSSNLHFLTGFTDEPMERHLLCFVPSDGDPVYVVPEMYENQIQTESWIEDIRTWSDDTGPATILKSTVDELSLDGDRVLLDDTMQARFVLDIQEYLPNASFARGEDVLSPLRMQKDETELKHLQHASNIADRVSKKIRSLGSDAVGLTERELAKQIRKNLLAQEGEELGFQTIVGSGENGAHPHHRVSDRVIEAGDPVVLDFGVTINGYPSDQTRTVVFTGEPPIGFIEVYDVVRAALEAGFQTVKPGVTASQVDKAVRDVFEQHGLAEKFVHRTGHGVGLDIHEPPYIVNGNETELQPGMVFSIEPGAYLKDQWGVRIEDLVVVTTDGCRRLNDSPRTWRPLS, from the coding sequence ATGGAGGCACATTTAGAAGAGCGAATGCAGCGTTGCCAAGAACAACTCGTAAAACAAAATGCTGATGCAGTAATCCTATCGATGAGTTCCAACCTCCATTTCCTAACTGGTTTTACCGACGAACCAATGGAACGCCATCTTCTCTGTTTTGTACCCAGCGACGGAGATCCGGTGTATGTAGTACCCGAAATGTACGAAAACCAAATCCAAACTGAATCATGGATCGAAGACATTCGAACTTGGTCAGACGATACCGGGCCTGCTACCATTCTCAAAAGTACAGTTGATGAACTCTCGCTGGATGGAGACCGTGTGCTGCTCGATGATACCATGCAGGCTCGGTTTGTCTTAGACATTCAAGAGTATCTTCCAAATGCGTCCTTCGCGCGCGGGGAGGACGTTCTTTCGCCACTACGCATGCAAAAAGACGAAACGGAGCTGAAACACCTCCAACACGCATCGAATATCGCAGATCGAGTGAGCAAGAAAATTCGTTCACTTGGCTCTGATGCTGTGGGACTCACTGAACGAGAGCTTGCAAAGCAAATTAGAAAGAACCTTCTTGCACAAGAGGGAGAGGAACTTGGGTTTCAGACGATTGTTGGATCGGGGGAAAACGGTGCACACCCACATCATCGAGTAAGCGACCGTGTTATCGAGGCCGGTGATCCCGTCGTACTCGACTTCGGAGTCACCATTAACGGTTATCCGAGTGATCAGACGCGGACAGTCGTATTTACTGGTGAGCCACCGATAGGATTTATCGAGGTATATGATGTCGTTCGAGCTGCACTTGAAGCCGGCTTTCAGACGGTTAAACCGGGCGTGACTGCTAGCCAAGTCGATAAAGCCGTCCGAGATGTTTTTGAGCAACACGGGCTCGCAGAGAAGTTTGTCCATCGGACTGGACATGGTGTTGGTCTAGATATCCACGAGCCACCGTACATTGTGAACGGAAATGAGACCGAACTTCAACCAGGAATGGTATTTAGTATTGAACCAGGAGCTTATCTCAAAGATCAATGGGGGGTTCGGATTGAGGATCTGGTTGTCGTAACTACGGATGGATGCCGCCGATTGAATGATTCCCCACGAACTTGGCGCCCGTTGAGTTAG
- a CDS encoding IclR family transcriptional regulator, giving the protein MEKRRKEYLRTTENTIRIVEALKELDGAGVTELADHLPMSKSTVHDHLTTLRQHDYVTKVDDTYVVGLGFFEIGEYARKRRKIYEVGRPEVQSLAEESGELANLMVEEHGRGVYLFRARGEKAVTLDTHTGKRRYLHNTALGKAILAYLPEKRVHEILDTHGLPAATKNTITDRETLFEELATIRDSGIAYCGQERVEGLQCVAAPVLGRNEEVLGAISVAAPTTRMRSERFEEVIPELVLQAANVVEINVTYG; this is encoded by the coding sequence ATGGAAAAGAGACGAAAAGAGTACCTTCGAACCACCGAAAACACGATACGGATTGTGGAGGCACTTAAAGAACTTGATGGAGCAGGGGTAACGGAACTGGCGGATCACTTACCGATGTCAAAAAGTACGGTTCATGATCACCTCACAACGCTACGCCAACATGATTACGTGACAAAGGTCGATGATACCTACGTTGTCGGACTCGGCTTCTTCGAGATTGGTGAATATGCACGAAAGCGGCGGAAGATATACGAGGTTGGTCGGCCCGAAGTACAGAGTTTAGCGGAAGAAAGTGGCGAGCTCGCGAACCTAATGGTTGAAGAACACGGACGAGGAGTCTATCTCTTTCGTGCACGAGGAGAAAAGGCAGTGACACTTGATACGCACACTGGAAAGCGCCGATATCTCCATAATACCGCACTTGGGAAAGCAATCCTCGCATATCTGCCCGAGAAGCGAGTACACGAGATTTTGGACACACATGGACTCCCAGCAGCGACTAAGAACACGATCACCGACCGTGAGACCCTCTTCGAAGAGTTAGCTACCATTCGTGATTCTGGCATCGCATATTGCGGTCAGGAGCGAGTTGAGGGGCTCCAATGCGTCGCAGCACCAGTCCTCGGGAGAAATGAAGAGGTGCTTGGAGCAATTAGTGTAGCCGCTCCTACGACGAGAATGAGAAGTGAACGCTTCGAAGAAGTGATTCCGGAGCTTGTCCTCCAAGCCGCGAACGTCGTGGAAATAAATGTCACGTATGGCTGA
- a CDS encoding proline racemase family protein has translation MNATDPTWQPPEEWTEIETVDAHTGGEPLRVITNGLPPLEGTTVRAKRRYMEQELDEYRRALMWEPRGHADMYGAVVTEPNDDDADFGVLFLHNEGYSTMCGHGIIALAKIAADTNLLGITPNHDEIVIDTPAGRVTAVVYRHKGVVESVEFTNVPSFVYARDQTVHVPPWGTIRFDIAFGGAFYAFCDAEQFDVKLNADHFGEIVEIGQTIKEAIAKEVKVEHPESDDLGFLYGTILTGDPEDENADSRNVCVFANGEVDRCPTGTGVSARIALQSSAGSLSPDETFEVESIVGSKFVGSYTEATDYEGYSAIYPRVRGYAHITGQHEFFIDPADPFGKGFFLR, from the coding sequence ATGAATGCTACCGATCCGACCTGGCAACCGCCGGAGGAGTGGACCGAAATTGAAACCGTTGATGCTCATACGGGTGGCGAGCCCCTTCGAGTCATCACCAACGGACTACCCCCGTTAGAAGGTACCACAGTTCGGGCGAAACGGCGATATATGGAACAGGAACTAGATGAATACCGACGGGCACTCATGTGGGAACCGCGAGGACATGCGGATATGTATGGGGCCGTTGTTACCGAACCAAACGATGATGATGCAGACTTTGGGGTACTCTTCCTCCATAATGAAGGGTACAGTACAATGTGCGGACATGGCATCATCGCGCTTGCGAAGATAGCCGCGGATACTAATTTACTAGGAATCACCCCCAATCATGATGAGATTGTCATAGATACTCCTGCTGGACGCGTAACGGCGGTCGTTTATCGGCATAAGGGAGTGGTAGAATCAGTGGAGTTCACAAATGTTCCGTCATTTGTCTACGCACGAGATCAAACAGTCCATGTCCCACCCTGGGGGACGATCCGATTCGACATTGCATTTGGTGGAGCATTCTATGCGTTCTGTGATGCCGAACAGTTTGATGTGAAGCTGAATGCGGATCATTTCGGGGAGATAGTAGAAATCGGACAAACAATAAAAGAAGCAATCGCCAAAGAAGTCAAGGTTGAGCATCCAGAGTCAGACGATCTCGGATTCCTCTACGGAACAATACTTACGGGAGATCCAGAAGATGAGAATGCTGACAGTCGGAACGTCTGTGTATTTGCAAACGGTGAAGTTGATCGCTGTCCGACTGGCACAGGGGTAAGTGCCCGTATCGCTCTTCAATCGTCAGCAGGTTCCCTCTCGCCTGATGAGACTTTCGAAGTTGAGAGTATCGTCGGTTCGAAATTCGTCGGGTCGTATACAGAAGCAACTGATTACGAGGGCTATTCAGCGATCTATCCAAGGGTTCGCGGATATGCGCACATAACAGGTCAACACGAGTTTTTCATTGATCCAGCAGATCCATTCGGCAAGGGGTTTTTCCTTCGATAA
- a CDS encoding NAD(P)/FAD-dependent oxidoreductase, protein MRVIIIGGGIIGLASAYYLRQREIDVTVLEKSTIGSGSTDRANGGIRAQFSSPVSAALSKESIKIWETFDEEFDTDISYRRPGYLFLARTESTVERFHENVRQQNKLGVESEFVTPGEAEQLCPKLKSDQFLGGTYCPTDGFADPHLGLQGFSIAANEAGADIRTNVEVTDVLQRDSDGKVTGVRTDSEKFNADYVVNATGAWANEIGEMVGLDIPISPRRRQLMVVDPENPIDDSVPFTIDLDRSAHFRPERDGAAVVGGHFSDVDPEMDPDAYKEKMDLDWAAKTIEEASKCAEYFGPESRVKRGWAGLYAVTPDHHPIIEESFPGFINAAGFSGHGFMQAPATGQIVAELIADGDASLIDISQLTAERFSRGVHLEEGTVIN, encoded by the coding sequence ATGCGGGTGATTATCATTGGCGGTGGCATCATTGGATTGGCGTCTGCGTATTACCTTAGACAACGCGAAATCGACGTCACGGTACTTGAGAAATCGACGATCGGATCCGGAAGTACCGATCGGGCTAATGGCGGTATCCGAGCTCAGTTTTCATCACCGGTGAGTGCAGCCCTCTCAAAGGAGAGCATTAAGATATGGGAGACGTTCGATGAGGAATTTGACACCGATATTAGCTATCGTCGCCCAGGCTATCTCTTCCTTGCCCGGACGGAATCAACAGTTGAACGTTTTCACGAGAATGTGCGACAACAGAACAAACTCGGTGTCGAGAGTGAGTTTGTGACTCCTGGTGAAGCTGAACAGCTGTGTCCGAAACTGAAATCCGACCAATTTCTCGGAGGAACGTACTGCCCTACTGACGGTTTCGCAGATCCCCATCTCGGATTGCAGGGATTCTCTATCGCTGCGAATGAGGCCGGTGCAGATATCCGAACAAACGTCGAGGTGACTGATGTGCTTCAGCGGGACTCAGACGGCAAGGTCACGGGAGTTCGGACGGATTCTGAGAAATTCAACGCTGACTACGTCGTAAATGCGACGGGTGCGTGGGCAAATGAAATCGGAGAAATGGTCGGACTCGATATTCCAATTTCACCGCGCCGCCGTCAACTCATGGTCGTCGATCCGGAGAATCCAATTGACGATTCTGTTCCGTTCACGATTGACCTTGATCGAAGCGCTCACTTCAGACCCGAACGCGACGGTGCGGCTGTTGTCGGTGGCCATTTTTCCGATGTTGACCCGGAAATGGATCCTGATGCCTATAAAGAGAAAATGGATTTGGATTGGGCTGCTAAAACGATTGAGGAGGCGTCGAAGTGTGCAGAGTATTTCGGCCCGGAGTCTCGTGTAAAGCGAGGTTGGGCTGGGCTGTACGCTGTGACTCCTGATCACCATCCAATAATCGAAGAATCCTTTCCTGGATTCATTAACGCTGCTGGATTCTCGGGACATGGGTTTATGCAAGCTCCAGCAACAGGACAGATCGTGGCGGAACTCATCGCTGATGGCGACGCCTCACTGATCGATATTTCACAGCTAACTGCCGAACGGTTTTCCCGCGGTGTGCATCTCGAAGAGGGCACCGTGATCAATTAA
- a CDS encoding pyridoxal phosphate-dependent aminotransferase, whose translation MVNIDHSASRMDRIPFSGIRKIFEECDRLEQSGTDVVHLEIGRPDFDTPSEIKQAGSQALSDGHVHYTSNYGIAPLRSALADKLSAENRIDYEPESEIVVTTGATEAIFVTMLALVEEGDEVLIPDPCWTYASSIRMAGGNPVTYELDPETGFKPDLDSLTEAVSERTKLLVLNSPHNPTGGVVDQDTLNAIGDFVIDNDLLLLSDEIYEKIRYDGSEHLSPAAENTLFNRTVTINGFSKAYSMTGWRLGYLAAPAELINSIVRVRQYTTTCAPSISQHAGVRALQSGLHEPMVNAFARRRERIMERIENIPGMSCPTLSGAFYAFPTTPDGYPDEEEFVWSLLREAGVAFVPGSVFGESGHGRFRIAYSNSVERIDEAFDRLEDWL comes from the coding sequence ATGGTCAACATAGACCACTCTGCCAGCAGAATGGATCGGATTCCCTTCTCTGGAATACGGAAAATTTTCGAAGAGTGCGACCGACTCGAGCAATCTGGAACTGATGTTGTACACTTGGAAATCGGTCGTCCCGACTTCGATACGCCGAGTGAAATCAAGCAAGCTGGAAGTCAGGCACTTTCCGATGGACATGTCCACTACACCTCCAATTACGGAATTGCTCCGCTTCGATCAGCCCTTGCCGATAAGCTATCTGCTGAGAACAGGATCGATTATGAGCCAGAGAGCGAGATTGTCGTGACGACCGGCGCAACTGAGGCAATCTTTGTAACAATGCTCGCCCTAGTTGAAGAGGGTGACGAGGTACTAATTCCAGACCCCTGCTGGACGTACGCCTCTAGTATTCGCATGGCCGGCGGTAATCCAGTCACTTACGAGCTAGACCCGGAAACAGGCTTTAAGCCAGACCTCGATTCACTGACGGAAGCAGTATCAGAGCGAACTAAACTGTTAGTTCTGAACAGCCCCCACAATCCAACTGGTGGTGTTGTAGACCAAGATACGTTGAACGCCATCGGGGACTTCGTGATCGACAATGACCTGTTGCTGCTCTCGGATGAGATCTACGAGAAAATCCGGTACGACGGTTCGGAGCACTTGAGTCCTGCCGCTGAAAATACCCTATTCAACCGGACGGTAACGATTAACGGGTTTTCCAAAGCGTATTCGATGACTGGATGGCGACTTGGTTATCTCGCAGCTCCAGCCGAACTCATCAACTCAATTGTCCGTGTTCGGCAGTATACGACAACCTGTGCGCCGTCGATTTCACAACATGCTGGCGTCCGTGCACTCCAAAGTGGTCTCCATGAACCGATGGTCAATGCGTTTGCACGTCGGCGTGAACGTATCATGGAGCGAATCGAAAACATTCCCGGGATGTCGTGTCCAACACTGTCGGGTGCCTTTTATGCCTTCCCGACAACACCTGACGGGTATCCTGATGAAGAAGAGTTTGTTTGGTCGCTCCTCCGAGAGGCAGGTGTTGCATTTGTCCCAGGATCCGTCTTTGGTGAGTCGGGACATGGCCGATTCCGAATTGCCTATTCCAATTCGGTCGAACGAATTGACGAGGCATTCGATCGTCTTGAGGATTGGCTCTGA
- a CDS encoding sodium/proline symporter, whose product MVQAGTNTVMGLVGYLIVVILIGYWGSKKVESEEDFFLGGEKLPGWALALSERSSGMSGWLLLGMPGLAWATGLSSVWVLVGASGGAIIQWVIYSKPFMNGRKETGAITPIGLIAEKLPGDSPMIRLLPALVTFVFYMGYVGSQFLAGGKILQQIFGITPLTGLLIVAVMIIAYSLAGGFLAVVWTDALQALLMVFTLIVLPAILLVSVVSDPSLSVMGSLEAAGEGRASWFGGKTGAAALLLLGANLSWIFADLGGYPHLDVRLMAMPNNEERKTAVIIATFWGILTSIGAVLLGLLTRTLHGAPQAIQADREMVLPFMVLEHTPGLLGGIMLAGALAAMMSTADSQLVVASSAAAQDVYNKVVAKERTFSEKTRLRISRAATLIVGLVGLTIALSVEDLVYTLVSYSATGLFSAFGPAFTLLFFWRDNLSKAGVAAAFLVGPAVTILWTALGFTSIVTVRLVAPPIGFAAAILASLIWPREEVTETPSPETPTVQD is encoded by the coding sequence ATGGTGCAAGCAGGCACAAATACAGTTATGGGCTTAGTTGGATACTTAATAGTAGTTATATTAATAGGTTATTGGGGTTCGAAAAAAGTCGAATCGGAAGAAGACTTCTTTTTAGGTGGAGAGAAACTCCCTGGCTGGGCACTGGCACTCTCAGAGCGAAGTTCGGGGATGTCCGGATGGCTTCTTTTAGGTATGCCAGGATTGGCATGGGCGACTGGACTTTCCTCTGTTTGGGTTCTCGTAGGTGCATCAGGTGGTGCGATCATTCAATGGGTAATCTACTCAAAGCCGTTTATGAACGGACGGAAGGAAACGGGGGCGATTACACCAATTGGACTTATTGCGGAGAAACTGCCAGGTGATTCACCGATGATACGGCTGCTTCCTGCCCTCGTGACATTCGTATTCTACATGGGATACGTCGGGTCGCAGTTCCTCGCTGGTGGGAAGATTCTCCAGCAGATTTTCGGAATCACGCCTCTCACGGGACTGCTTATCGTCGCGGTCATGATTATCGCTTACTCCCTTGCCGGTGGCTTCCTGGCCGTCGTTTGGACCGATGCATTGCAAGCATTGTTGATGGTGTTTACTCTCATCGTTTTGCCCGCGATACTACTCGTGAGCGTCGTTAGTGATCCCTCGCTTTCAGTCATGGGTAGCTTGGAAGCAGCTGGTGAGGGACGAGCGTCGTGGTTTGGAGGTAAGACCGGAGCAGCTGCACTGCTCCTCCTTGGCGCAAATCTGAGCTGGATTTTTGCTGACCTCGGTGGCTATCCTCACCTGGATGTCAGATTGATGGCGATGCCCAACAATGAGGAGCGAAAAACAGCGGTCATCATCGCAACCTTCTGGGGAATACTCACTTCCATTGGTGCAGTTCTCCTCGGCCTACTAACTCGAACCCTCCACGGTGCGCCCCAAGCGATTCAGGCCGACCGTGAGATGGTTCTCCCATTTATGGTTCTCGAACATACACCGGGACTCCTTGGTGGAATAATGCTCGCTGGTGCGCTCGCAGCGATGATGTCAACGGCTGACTCGCAACTCGTTGTCGCAAGTTCCGCTGCGGCACAAGACGTCTACAACAAAGTGGTTGCAAAAGAACGCACGTTCAGTGAGAAAACCCGACTTCGTATCTCACGAGCAGCAACGTTGATTGTTGGACTTGTCGGTCTTACCATTGCACTCTCCGTTGAAGATCTCGTTTATACCTTGGTAAGCTACTCTGCAACGGGACTGTTCTCGGCTTTCGGGCCAGCGTTCACCCTCCTGTTCTTCTGGCGGGACAATCTCTCAAAAGCTGGCGTTGCTGCAGCGTTCCTTGTCGGACCTGCAGTTACTATCCTGTGGACTGCATTAGGCTTCACATCAATTGTTACGGTTCGCCTTGTTGCCCCCCCGATTGGTTTTGCAGCCGCTATCCTCGCGTCGCTGATTTGGCCACGTGAGGAAGTAACTGAGACGCCGTCACCCGAAACACCGACGGTGCAGGACTAA